Proteins encoded together in one Etheostoma cragini isolate CJK2018 chromosome 11, CSU_Ecrag_1.0, whole genome shotgun sequence window:
- the sf3b1 gene encoding splicing factor 3B subunit 1 isoform X4 produces MAKIAKTHEDIEAQILEIQGMKATLLEEGDQGVGLDSTGFFDQEIYGGSDSRFAGYVTSIAANEQEEDEEEDSTTSLLGQKKPGYHAPVAILNAIPQSDEQYDPFAEHRPPKIAEREDEYKARRRQMIISPERLDPFADGFFSAG; encoded by the exons ATGGCGAAGATCGCCAAAACGCACGAAG ACATCGAGGCCCAGATCCTGGAGATCCAGGGGATGAAGGCTACCCTGCTGGAGGAGGGAGATCAGGGGGTGGGCCTGGACTCCACTGGCTTTTTTGACCAGGAGATCTATGGAGGCAGCGACAGCCGTTTTGCTGGTTATGTCACTTCAATCGCCGCTAATGAACAGGAGGAA gatgaagaagaggactCAACAACAAGCTTGTTGGGACAAAAGAAGCCAGGGTACCACGCACCAGTGGCGATACTCAATGCCATTCCTCAGTCAGACGAGCAA TACGACCCATTTGCGGAGCATCGTCCACCAAAGATCGCAGAGCGGGAAGATGAATACAAAGCCCGGCGCAGACAGATGATCATCTCACCAGAGCGTCTCGACCCTTTTGCAGATG GCTTCTTTTCTGCCGGTTGA
- the sf3b1 gene encoding splicing factor 3B subunit 1 isoform X3 translates to MAKIAKTHEDIEAQILEIQGMKATLLEEGDQGVGLDSTGFFDQEIYGGSDSRFAGYVTSIAANEQEEDEEEDSTTSLLGQKKPGYHAPVAILNAIPQSDEQYDPFAEHRPPKIAEREDEYKARRRQMIISPERLDPFADAVLFCQSCTALC, encoded by the exons ATGGCGAAGATCGCCAAAACGCACGAAG ACATCGAGGCCCAGATCCTGGAGATCCAGGGGATGAAGGCTACCCTGCTGGAGGAGGGAGATCAGGGGGTGGGCCTGGACTCCACTGGCTTTTTTGACCAGGAGATCTATGGAGGCAGCGACAGCCGTTTTGCTGGTTATGTCACTTCAATCGCCGCTAATGAACAGGAGGAA gatgaagaagaggactCAACAACAAGCTTGTTGGGACAAAAGAAGCCAGGGTACCACGCACCAGTGGCGATACTCAATGCCATTCCTCAGTCAGACGAGCAA TACGACCCATTTGCGGAGCATCGTCCACCAAAGATCGCAGAGCGGGAAGATGAATACAAAGCCCGGCGCAGACAGATGATCATCTCACCAGAGCGTCTCGACCCTTTTGCAGATG CAGTACTGTTTTGCCAGTCCTGTACTGCACTCTGTTAA